One Erinaceus europaeus chromosome 5, mEriEur2.1, whole genome shotgun sequence genomic window carries:
- the MCIDAS gene encoding multicilin, translating into MQACGAGAAGRRAFDSICPNTLLETRGRPPGKPGKPDAKFAPPRKLFPGCGGASPVSVYRDPPAEPAALPALTTIDLQDLADCSSLLVAHAPPSGGSAAPQNHSLQTAADLDLQDFRDTVDELIADSSSLMSPPLAEGDFPFSPCDSLSFGPCQSPRLDAPALQSRPPCLAEVPPPPPPPPPPPEQYWKEVADQNQRALGDALVENNQLHVTLTQKQEEIASLKERNVQLKELASRTRHLASVLDKLMITQSQDCGAAAEPFPLRATAKRSLEELLSAAGQDCEEVDAILREISERCDEALQSRDPKRLRLQPAPPSQERRPGNLHGAFRGLRTDCSRAALNLSHSALDEGGSFSTPIRSHGTIRTLAFPQGNAFTIRTANGGYKFRWVPS; encoded by the exons ATGCAGGCGTGCGGGGCCGGCGCGGCGGGACGCCGGGCCTTCGACAGCATCTGCCCCAATACGCTGCTGGAGACGCGGGGCCGCCCCCCGGGCAAGCCCGGGAAGCCGGACGCGAAG TTCGCGCCTCCGCGGAAGTTGTTCCCGGGCTGCGGCGGCGCCAGCCCGGTGTCGGTGTACCGGGACCCTCCCGCGGAGCCCGCGGCGCTGCCAG CTCTCACCACCATAGACCTGCAGGACCTCGCCGACTGCTCCTCGCTGCTCGTGGCCCACGCGCCTCCCAGCGGTGGCTCAGCCGCCCCGCAG AACCACTCCCTGCAAACCGCAGCTGACTTGGATCTGCAGGATTTCAGAGACACAGTGGATGAACTCATTGCAG ACTCATCCTCTTTGATGTCGCCCCCCCTGGCCGAGGGAgactttcccttctctccttgcGACTCGCTGTCGTTCGGGCCCTGCCAGTCCCCCCGGCTGGACGCCCCCGCCCTGCAGTCGCGGCCGCCGTGCCTTGCCGAGgtgcccccgccgccgccgccgccgccgccgccgccggagcAGTACTGGAAGGAAGTGGCGGACCAGAACCAGAGGGCGCTAGGGGACGCGCTTGTGGAAAATAATCAA TTGCACGTGACGCTGACTCAGAAACAGGAGGAGATCGCTTCCCTCAAGGAGCGCAACGTGCAGCTGAAGGAACTCGCCAGTCGGACACGGCATCTGGCCTCAGTGCTGGAT AAGCTGATGATCACGCAGTCCCAGGATTGCGGGGCGGCGGCCGAGCCCTTCCCGCTCAGGGCCACGGCCAAAAGGAGCCTGGAGGAGCTGCTGAGCGCGGCGGGTCAGGACTGCGAGGAGGTGGACGCCATTCTGAGGGAGATTTCCGAGCGCTGCGACGAGGCCCTGCAGAGCCGCGACCCCAAGCGGCTGCGGCTCCAGCCCGCGCCCCCGAGCCAGGAGCGCAGGCCGGGGAACCTGCACGGTGCCTTCCGCGGGCTGCGCACCGACTGCAGCCGGGCggccttgaacctgagccacAGCGCGCTGGACGAGGGCGGCTCCTTCAGCACCCCCATCCGCAGCCATGGCACCATCCGCACTCTGGCTTTCCCGCAGGGCAACGCCTTCACCATCCGGACAGCCAACGGGGGGTACAAGTTCCGCTGGGTCCCTAGCTGA
- the CCNO gene encoding cyclin-O, whose protein sequence is MVTSCPASPVSPAAPAGRQDDEQNLRAPVKKSRRPRFRRKQPLQPLQPGPLPGDSGVCDLFGSPGSSSDGADSPSASAARGCSPPPGSRAQQWGALDLQTFRDYGQSCYASLRARESQFHPRGSLARQPQVTAESRCKLLSWLIPVHRQFGLSFESLCLTVNTLDRFLLTTPVASDCFQLLGVTSLLIACKQVEVHPPRVKQLLALCCGAFSRQQLCNLECIVLHKLHFSLGAPTISFFLEHFTHARVESGQVAVPEALEAQTLARGVAELSLADYAFTTYTPSLLAICCLALADRMLQLPHPVDLCLGGHPEETLQDCLGKLQLLVAINETSLTHMLPHQIFEKCNLSPRRLK, encoded by the exons ATGGTGACGTCCTGTCCCGCCAGCCCCGTGAGTCCGGCCGCCCCCGCAGGGAGGCAGGACGACGAGCAGAACCTGCGCGCCCCGGTGAAGAAGAGCCGGCGTCCACGTTTCCGGAGGAAGCAGCCGCTGCAGCCGCTGCAGCCCGGCCCGCTCCCGGGAGACTCGGGCGTGTGCGACCTCTTCGGGTCCCCGGGCTCCAGCTCGGACGGCGCGGACAGCCCCTCGGCGTCGGCGGCCCGAGGCTGCAGCCCCCCGCCCGGCTCCCGGGCCCAGCAGTGGGGGGCGCTGGACCTGCAGACCTTCCGCGACTACGGCCAGAGCTGCTACGCCTCCCTCAGGGCGCGGGAAAGCCAGTTCCACCCGCGGGGATCGCTGGCGCGGCAGCCACAA GTAACAGCGGAATCCCGCTGTAAGCTGCTCAGCTGGCTGATCCCAGTGCACCGCCAGTTTGGCCTCTCCTTCGAGTCGCTGTGCCTGACGGTGAACACGCTGGACCGCTTCCTCCTCACCACTCCTGTGGCTTCAGACTGCTTCCAGCTGCTTGGGGTCACCAGCTTGCTTATCGCTTGCAAACAG gtggaggtgcacccgcCTCGAGTGAAGCAGCTGCTGGCCCTGTGCTGTGGCGCCTTCTCACGTCAGCAGCTCTGCAACCTCGAGTGCATCGTGCTGCACAAACTGCACTTCAGCCTGGGCGCCCCAACCATCAGCTTTTTCCTGGAGCATTTCACACACGCCCGAGTGGAGTCCGGGCAGGTGGCGGTCCCCGAAGCCCTGGAGGCACAGACTCTGGCGCGAGGGGTGGCAGAGCTGAGCCTGGCCGACTACGCTTTCACCACCTACACCCCCTCGCTGCTGGCCATCTGCTGCCTGGCACTGGCTGATCGGATGCTGCAGCTCCCGCACCCCGTGGACTTGTGCCTGGGCGGGCACCCCGAGGAGACGCTGCAGGACTGCCTGGGCAAATTGCAGCTACTGGTGGCCATAAATGAAACCTCCCTGACTCACATGCTGCCCCACCAGATCTTCGAGAAGTGCAACCTGTCCCCGAGGAGGCTGAAATAA